The Engystomops pustulosus chromosome 1, aEngPut4.maternal, whole genome shotgun sequence genome has a window encoding:
- the FBXL5 gene encoding F-box/LRR-repeat protein 5 — translation MAPFPDEVDVFTGPHWRMKQLVGRYCDKLSKTNFSNNNDFRALLQSLYETFKEFKMHEQIENECIIGLLQQRSRTVYNVHSDNKLSEMLVLFEKGLKNVKDEYEQLNYAQQLKERLEAFTSDFIPHMKEEEEVFQPMLMEYFTYDELKDIKKMVIAQHCSQKDPTELLRGLSLWTEAEELQKVLKYSVDEKSEDEPAAQPSTASISHLPPEVMLKIFSYLNPQELCRCSQVNSKWAQLTKAGSLWKHLYPVLWARGNWYNGPAAHLDTEPDEDWVTSRKDESRAYQEWDEDADIDESEEPEDDGYSSSISVAQQEKDLLHGLIQNVLPHVGHSVKTLVLAYSSAVSSKMMRQMLELCPNLEHLDLTQTDISDSAFDGWYFGSSQNLCHIDLSGCEKISDLTLKRLSLALGVLPSYRKALLKCSQNDKNAKATWGRNRMRTSTMQCIGGQCGRFSEDLWTRCSPCDGYLSSPFWILQSDRLADIEDAADWKYRSTDGLCVLEMPSDMNCFANGYCNRRPVPGMRTNGSWQQRYQAEAYTNCGHSFCSAGSKLRTIQALPEPSALCKSGKRTPQSEGRDSGSAKSEPSAARVLRLLSLSGCHQITDHGLRALTIGGGLPFLEHLNLSGCLNVTGSGLQDLVSACPSLNDEHFYYCDNINGPHADTASGCQNLQCGFRACCRSGE, via the exons ctttccAAGACCAACTTTTCCAATAACAATGACTTCCGTGCACTGCTGCAGTCCCTGTACGAGACCTTCAAGGAGTTCAAGATGCACGAGCAGATCGAGAACGAATGCATCATCGGCCTTCTCCAGCAACGCAGCCGGACCGTGTACAACGTGCACTCAGACAACAAGCTCTCCGAGATGCTCGTCCTCTTTGAAAAGGGGCTAAAAAACGTAAAG GATGAATATGAACAGCTGAACTATGCCCAACAACTGAAGGAGAGGTTGGAGGCTTTCACCAGTGACTTCATCCCTCAtatgaaggaagaggaggag GTGTTTCAGCCCATGTTGATGGAATACTTTACATACGATGAGCTCAAGGACATTAAAAAGATGGTGATCGCCCAGCACTGCTCTCAGAAAGACCCCACCGAGCTTCTCAGAGGGCTGAGTCTCTGGACCGAGGCTGAGGAGCTCCAGAAGGTGCTCAAGTATTCTGTGGACGAAAAGTCGGAGGACG AGCCCGCGGCTCAGCCCAGCACTGCATCCATTTCTCATCTTCCTCCGGAGGTAATGCTGAAAATTTTTAGTTACCTTAATCCTCAGGAGCTGTGTCGTTGTAGTCAAGTAAACAGTAAATGggcacagctgacaaaggctggATCTCTCTGGAAACATCTGTATCCAGTGCTGTGGGCTAGAG GAAACTGGTACAATGGGCCAGCCGCTCACCTGGACACCGAACCTGATGAAGACTGGGTCACCAGCAGGAAGGATGAGAGTCGTGCCTACCAGGAGTGGGATGAGGATGCCGACATTGATGAGTCTG aggAACCTGAAGACGATGGTTATTCTTCCTCCATAAGTGTAGCGCAGCAAGAGAAAGATTTACTGCACGGCCTGATCCAAAATGTCCTTCCCCATGTTGGTCATTCAGTGAAAACCCTTGTCCTGGCGTACAGTTCTGCAGTGAGCAGCAAAATG ATGCGACAGATGCTGGAGCTATGCCCCAATTTGGAACATCTGGATCTTACACAGACAGATATTTCAGACTCTGCATTTGATGG ATGGTATTTCGGGAGTAGTCAGAACCTGTGTCACATTGACTTGTCTGGGTGTGAGAAGATCAGTGACCTGACGCTGAAGAGGCTGAGCCTTGCCCTTGGCGTGTTACCTTCTTACAGGAAAGCTTTGCTCAAATGTTCCCAAAACGACAAAAACGCTAAAGCGACATGGGGAAGGAACCGGATGAGGACTAGCACCATGCAGTGCATTGGTGGCCAGTGTGGGCGCTTCTCTGAAGACTTATGGACACGTTGTAGCCCCTGCGATGGCTATTTGTCTTCACCTTTCTGGATTTTACAGTCTGATCGGCTGGCTGACATTGAGGATGCGGCTGACTGGAAATATAGGAGCACTGACGGACTTTGCGTGTTGGAGATGCCCTCCGATATGAATTGTTTTGCTAATGGGTATTGTAACAGGAGGCCGGTGCCCGGCATGAGGACTAATGGCAGCTGGCAGCAGCGATATCAGGCAGAGGCTTATACCAATTGTGGACATTCATTCTGTTCTGCTGGATCAAAACTAAGGACTATTCAAGCACTCCCAGAGCCCTCTGCACTGTGCAAAAGTGGCAAAAGGACTCCCCAGTCAGAGGGAAGAGACTCTGGGAGTGCAAAATCTGAGCCTAGTGCTGCCCGCGTGTTAAGGTTACTCAGCCTCTCTGGTTGTCATCAGATCACAGATCATGGGCTCAG GGCGTTGACCATAGGAGGAGGATTACCTTTCCTGGAACACCTAAATCTCTCTGGATGCCTCAATGTGACTGGATCGGGCTTACAGGATCTGGTGTCAGCGTGTCCGTCTCTTAATGATGAGCACTTCTACTACTGTGACAACATTAATG GTCCTCATGCTGACACGGCCAGCGGATGCCAGAATCTGCAGTGCGGTTTTCGGGCCTGCTGCCGATCTGGTGAATGA